gaaaaaccAAATattatccatatatatatatatatatatatatatatatatatatatatatatatatatatatattcatctgATCTATACGAAAATTTTATGACAAAATCGGGAGTTCAGACAGTACCAATGAAAATGTGTGTTATCTGTAATTAAtagttgttttatttaataacaagacattattttatgtgttcaaataaaaacttacatgtttaataaatttatattctatccattaattaataaatatactatatTAACTAAACACGATATTTATTAATAgtactaaattaattatatttaataatttcattaattacatttttgtgttttcattaattaatatttgtattatgtaaaataatacataaaaggattaagtaattaatttatataagagTAAATTATagtgacactttttttttcctctaatTATACGTGTATATCCTATTTTTCTACCATCTCCTAAAGAGTATATACgatattttttctaattctaCACTAGGTGTagtgttttaaatataattttgagtcGATGTAATCCATtctttatacatatatatatatatatatatatatatatatatatatatatatatatatatatatatatatatatatttgtttattactttaatatcaTACAAGTAGCTGCAGATTAAAGTTGTTGCTGCTATTGGATTCGCGCCGCCATCACTCACTGCACTTGTATGTAACACACATTTTGTACTTATTTTGTATTGTTCTTATCTATGTTATATGAAAACTCTTGaatcattttttaatgtttttagtttataattagttaaattaattctattatattgtttttttttgttagccAATAATATTGCTGTCTGATATATATGTTGTATAAGTATTCACTTTgcagtttattttattttctttttctcatttttcaatGGGGAATCAAAATGAGGCATCAAAACCACTGTTTCTCTATCTGATAGTCTAAAAAAGATTAACTCAAGTCACAATTACAGTTTTTTGAAGGCATATGCTAAAGCAATGTGGTTAGTTCTTAACTCATATATTAAGTATAAATGAGAAAATTAGtcgatatatataaaaagaaaaatcagtaAATACtgaaatttaaagttttatagggttagatattttatattgataattCATTTCTTAGAATCCCagacaaaaacaaatatacGTTCCATTGTTAGTAGAATGAATGAATAGAATAAGTATACCCCTATTGTAGTAAAAGattcataataaatttatcattatagAACAATATTCCTAAGGTTTAAAATCTattccaaaatgttttttttttcacaaatgtaaatattaatcgcacataaaaacaaaatgacccaaaaattaagaaaaaaaaagaaacaaaaatagtgGATTGGTGAAgcataaaagagaaagaaaatatgtgagatttgtgaaaatttattttatattcttaatttataaatcaatttttttggaGTGCTTATGAAAAccttattatattttagatggtatatattttctgaaagaaaaataaaatgattttgaaaggttgttgtcattattttattataacagATGGTGCATGAAGTAATATGAGGGTGTTTCATAGAAAGAACTTGGTTTATTATTGGCAAGGTTTGCTATATGTTACCCAGCATTTTACTAATTTGAAATCTAGTTAGGAAGAAGTTCAAGACTTGAAGCCTTTAATTAGCAAGAATATTATACTTCTAACTCAAAACTCTTATTATCTTTGACGGAGAATGTTTGAATATTGTTGTGTTCTTGATAGATAGGACCCTAAATTATTCAATGGTAAAACTCCTTATAATTTTCTATTGAATAAGGTTCTTTATTGTTCAACTCCAAAGATTGTTGGTTGCATCAAATAGATCTCCATTGTCATCCAAGATAGATAAGTTcaatctaaaagttcttccaattatgttttttttcaatATCTTGTTGGTTACAAACAGTGACTGGTCAATTTCCGAGAATGCAGTTTTCAAAGATAGCCCTGAGAATATAGAGAAGTAGAGTTTTTGCGTGAATTGAGCTTAAGCCCCACATTCAGTAAAGTTGTGGAAAGCTCATATCtttaacatgtttttaacaaattacACCCTTTTGGTTGCAGAATCTCATGAGCCTAACCAATCATTTTGATTGTCCTCATAGTTTGTTACTGACACATTGTAGGTACTGTTTGTGCAAATTAAAACTGTTCTAAGTTTCTGCTTTTGTTTCCCCCAAAAAACATCAGGCTCCACAATGAGGGTTGCTATTGTCACAAGAGGAAACCAATTTTTCATCGAAGTTGGTGCCCAAGAAACAGTTGTAGCAATCAAGAGGAAAATAGAGCAACTTCATGGGGTTCCAGTGGCTTCACAAGTCCTCTCAGTTACTGGGTGGGAactggttgatggattggacaTGGATGATTATCCAATAGTCACTGAAGGTACAAAAATTGACCTCACCATCAAACCAGCAGAGCCACACCCTAACAAAATGCAAATCACAGTCAAATTTTCAGCTAAAAAGCTCAGCATTGAGGTGGACAGAACAGACACTGTTCGTAGCTTGAAGgaaaaaattcacatcattgATAGCACCCCCATCAAAAGAATGACACTTTACTTTTCAGGGACTGAACTTGATGAAGATTTTAGAACCTTAAGTGAATATGGCATTGGTGAATTTTGTGAGATTGTTGTGTTCCTCAAGACCATGAATCGATCAAGAGATGAACCCCCCACAAGGAAGTTAAGCTTGGTTGTGCAAACTTCTTCTAGTTTGCTTAATGCAGccaccattccattggagatgAGAGATGCAAACACAGTGAATGAGTTGAAGCAGTTACTGATAAGCAGAAAGATTCTTCCTTCTGATGACTATTTGTTTATACACAGACAGAGGATTATGCGTGATAGTTGTAGCCTCAGGTGGCATGGAGTTGAAAATGGAGACTGTCTCTATGTGTTTAAGGGAACAGTTAGCACTAGTGGCTATGCATGAGCTTAATTCTAGGTATACGTATAATAACTATACAGTGTTGAAACATTTCTTTACATTATTGTTTGTTACATCTAGAGTTAAAAGGGGAGACAACATTCTGTGACTCTATGcagtttttgttttactttgttTGCTTGCTATGTCTTTCTGAAAGAATCTGTCATATATTGATGTTATATATACTCACTTGTTTGCCATACTTTGTTAAGTGCAATAGATATAACTTGGGAAGCAtaatattcaaagaaaaaacatcATAGGAAGGTCATTAAAATTGCTTAAATGAAAGATAATCACGTAATTTTGTGGGAATCTCTTCCATTCAGCTGAGTACAAAATGACGCAATGCTGGTGATTCAGGATTTATATAcactaaaaatattcataatcaaaTGAACAGAGCCGTTGAGTGTTTCCCTAACTTTGCTTCTTCTGTGGATGAATTTCATGTTTACATTGTTAGATAGAATGAAAATCTTAAGAGTATAAAGAAGTGGCCAATCTTAAGTGACTGCTACCATTTTTCGCAATTTAGGCTTCTCTTCTCCTAAAATATCTTTATGAggacaaaataaagaaaatcagAATGGAgacaaaataatttcttttctgGTATGTTCAGATGCAACCACTgtaattaagaataaatatgAAGATAAAATAGTTAGATTTAACACAATATTTGGCCGAGATGAAactttaataacaataacaatatgaaacattagtatttttttttgttttttcagaaTTCTCATTCACGTTTTGTCGATCTCTTGAGTTCATCTTTGTTTATCAATATTCTTCCAAAATAACATGCATCAAGCATTTAATAGTGAGGTAGATGAGATACTAtgaagtttattttcttttttacctGCATTAAACTTGTTACCAGCCAATATCAGAATTGTAAGCATCAGTGCACGATAAAAACTGGCAAATGGCAACTGATTAAAAGGAATTGAATGGTGGGATAAATCTCGGCTAAATGAGTTGTGTAATCCAAACTacataatcaaattatttttgaaatgcAAAAACACAGACTCCTTT
This region of Vigna unguiculata cultivar IT97K-499-35 chromosome 5, ASM411807v1, whole genome shotgun sequence genomic DNA includes:
- the LOC114184729 gene encoding uncharacterized protein LOC114184729, yielding MRVAIVTRGNQFFIEVGAQETVVAIKRKIEQLHGVPVASQVLSVTGWELVDGLDMDDYPIVTEGTKIDLTIKPAEPHPNKMQITVKFSAKKLSIEVDRTDTVRSLKEKIHIIDSTPIKRMTLYFSGTELDEDFRTLSEYGIGEFCEIVVFLKTMNRSRDEPPTRKLSLVVQTSSSLLNAATIPLEMRDANTVNELKQLLISRKILPSDDYLFIHRQRIMRDSCSLRWHGVENGDCLYVFKGTVSTSGYA